A window of Streptomyces sp. DG1A-41 contains these coding sequences:
- a CDS encoding PucR family transcriptional regulator has translation MPPTLASLVHHSALKLTVRAGEDGLDVPVRWAHVSELADPVPYMEGGELLLITALKLDAEDPEAMRRYVRRLVGAGVVGLGFAVGVNYEEIPKALVDAAEEEGLPLLEVPRRTPFLAISKAVSAAIAADQYRAVTAGFAAQRELTRQAQTGGPEGLLAALASQVDGWAALYDASGAVVATAPEWAGRRAARLTGDIQRLRERPAPASSVVGGPEHEDRVELHTIGTGRRPRAALAVGTAAALGTAERYAVHSAIALLTLTTERSRSLQAAEQRIGAAVLRMLLAGEPDHARAVAGDLYGGLLDAPFRMLVAERVPVSASAALARAEAGAGAPAVERPSAAALAAADTNGDPLAALADVMESAAARAGEAVLVVPEGERLVVLAADGGAAAAACGEYAAALETARAGVGEKVAGGEEDELVVGLSAPAGPIAASAAYKQAEQALSVARRRGRVLVEHEQMAAGSVLPLLADDAVRAFADGMLRPLYEHDATGRGDLVASLRAWLSRHGQWDAAAADLGVHRHTLRYRMRRVEEILGRSLDDADARMELWLALKATSSE, from the coding sequence ATGCCCCCGACGCTCGCCTCGCTCGTCCACCACTCCGCGCTGAAACTCACCGTGCGGGCGGGCGAAGACGGCCTCGACGTGCCGGTCCGCTGGGCGCACGTCAGCGAGCTCGCCGACCCCGTCCCCTACATGGAGGGCGGGGAACTGCTGCTGATCACCGCGCTCAAACTGGACGCCGAGGACCCGGAGGCCATGCGCCGCTACGTACGGCGGCTGGTCGGGGCCGGCGTGGTCGGGCTCGGCTTCGCCGTCGGCGTCAACTACGAGGAGATCCCCAAGGCGCTCGTCGACGCGGCCGAGGAGGAGGGCCTGCCGCTGCTGGAGGTGCCGCGCCGCACGCCGTTCCTCGCCATCAGCAAGGCCGTGTCCGCCGCGATCGCCGCCGACCAGTACCGGGCCGTCACGGCCGGGTTCGCCGCCCAGCGCGAGCTGACCAGGCAGGCGCAGACGGGCGGTCCGGAGGGGCTGCTGGCCGCGCTGGCCTCGCAGGTCGACGGATGGGCCGCGCTGTACGACGCCTCCGGCGCCGTCGTCGCCACGGCACCGGAGTGGGCCGGGCGGCGGGCCGCGCGGCTCACCGGCGACATACAGCGGCTGCGGGAACGGCCCGCGCCCGCCTCGTCGGTGGTCGGCGGACCGGAGCACGAGGACCGGGTCGAACTGCACACCATCGGCACGGGCCGGCGCCCCCGCGCGGCCCTCGCCGTGGGCACGGCCGCCGCCCTCGGCACCGCCGAGCGCTACGCCGTCCACTCGGCCATCGCACTGCTGACCCTGACCACGGAGCGCTCCCGGTCCCTCCAGGCCGCCGAGCAGCGGATCGGCGCGGCGGTGCTGCGCATGCTGCTGGCCGGGGAGCCGGACCACGCGCGAGCGGTCGCCGGGGACCTCTACGGCGGGCTGCTGGACGCGCCGTTCCGGATGCTGGTCGCGGAGCGGGTGCCGGTGTCGGCCTCGGCCGCGCTGGCCCGTGCCGAGGCCGGGGCGGGCGCCCCGGCCGTCGAGCGGCCGTCGGCCGCCGCGCTCGCCGCGGCCGACACCAACGGCGACCCCCTCGCGGCGCTCGCCGACGTCATGGAGTCCGCCGCGGCCCGGGCCGGCGAGGCCGTCCTCGTCGTGCCGGAGGGGGAACGGCTGGTGGTGCTGGCCGCGGACGGCGGCGCCGCCGCCGCGGCCTGCGGGGAGTACGCGGCCGCCCTGGAGACGGCCCGGGCCGGCGTAGGCGAGAAGGTGGCGGGCGGCGAGGAGGACGAGCTGGTCGTGGGGCTGTCGGCGCCGGCCGGGCCCATCGCCGCCTCCGCCGCGTACAAGCAGGCCGAGCAGGCGCTGTCGGTGGCGCGGCGGCGCGGGCGCGTCCTCGTGGAGCACGAGCAGATGGCGGCCGGATCCGTGCTGCCGCTGCTGGCGGACGACGCGGTACGGGCCTTCGCCGACGGGATGCTGCGGCCGCTGTACGAGCACGACGCCACGGGCCGCGGCGACCTCGTGGCCTCCCTGCGCGCCTGGCTGTCCCGGCACGGCCAGTGGGACGCGGCGGCGGCCGATCTCGGCGTCCACCGCCACACCCTCCGCTACCGCATGCGGCGGGTCGAGGAGATCCTCGGCCGCTCCCTGGACGACGCCGACGCCCGTATGGAGCTCTGGCTGGCCCTCAAGGCGACCAGCTCCGAGTAG
- a CDS encoding glycoside hydrolase family 3 C-terminal domain-containing protein has product MTAHTPPSPPFRDPRLPFAKRIDDLLSRLTPAEKIAFLHQFAPAVERLGIAAFRTGQEALHGVAWMGPATVFPQAVGLGATWNPELVRRVGDAVSREVRAMRAKDDRVGLNVWAPTVNLLRHPLWGRNEEGYSEDPKLTSTIATAYTHGLRGDHPTYWRTAPVLKHWLAHNNETDRSTTSSSVRPRVLHEYDLRAFRETVEAGAVAGVMPAYNLVNGRPNHVSPYLGEQLRAWTEEDLLVCSDAGAPSNLVDSEHYFDTHEEATAASLVAGVDSFTDHGTDSSQMIGRLRGALERGLLTEADVDTAVRRQLSVRFRLGEFDPEYDPHNATSEFDSPAHRALAQEAAEQAVVLLKNDGLLPLAPDTRVAVVGLLADECKLDWYSGTLIHRSTPLEGLYERFGAERVEFAEGVDRVRLKASAGTFLHVPEADADDEVRGAEGALDPALLAGRTDLPPLTTDATGTELALVDWGEGVLTLRAPDGRYLSVADDGRVRASADQPGGWIVQETFRLEPHENGHLLKHLGTGRHVCVSADGVKVADEDPEVFELVVTERGEEAVARAAAQADVVVVVAGNDPHINGRETEDRTTLRLPGHQERLLRAARAANPATVLALVSAYPYAIDPADLPAVLWTAHGGQAAGTALARVLAGDVSPAGRLPQTWYAGDADLPGLLDYDVIGSRQTYLYFEGTPLFPFGHGLSYTSFSYDGLTARVADGSVHVSFTVTNTGDVTADEVAQLYTRAVDPSVPRPRRELLDHRRVTLAPGATAEVGFQVPLSAFAFWDVAQDRWRLEPGAYELLAGASSEDVRLRTAVTLDGEPALPRPVVAGGLAAAGFDEHSGIEIVDRTKVSGDAVTPADGATGEVVYRRCDFGRGIEEVTVEVAGEGTVELSLDGGPALAVLSPGTPTAGPYDYVSLGASVAAAGVHDVHLRLRGPLRLAHVGFSG; this is encoded by the coding sequence GTGACCGCACACACGCCGCCCAGCCCGCCGTTCCGCGATCCGCGCCTTCCGTTCGCGAAGCGGATCGACGACCTCCTGTCGCGGCTCACGCCGGCGGAGAAGATCGCCTTCCTGCACCAGTTCGCGCCCGCCGTGGAACGGCTCGGCATCGCCGCCTTCCGCACCGGCCAGGAGGCGCTGCACGGCGTGGCGTGGATGGGCCCGGCGACGGTGTTCCCGCAGGCGGTCGGCCTCGGCGCCACCTGGAACCCGGAGCTGGTGCGGCGCGTCGGCGACGCGGTGTCCAGGGAGGTCCGGGCGATGCGCGCCAAGGACGACCGGGTCGGCCTCAACGTCTGGGCCCCGACGGTCAACCTGCTGCGCCACCCCCTGTGGGGCCGCAACGAGGAGGGCTACTCGGAGGACCCGAAGCTCACCTCGACGATCGCCACCGCCTACACGCACGGCCTGCGCGGCGACCACCCGACCTACTGGCGCACCGCCCCCGTGCTGAAGCACTGGCTCGCACACAACAACGAGACGGACCGGTCCACGACGTCGAGCTCCGTGCGCCCGCGCGTGCTGCACGAATACGACCTGCGCGCCTTCCGCGAGACCGTCGAGGCGGGTGCGGTGGCCGGCGTGATGCCGGCGTACAACCTGGTCAACGGCCGCCCCAACCACGTCTCCCCCTACCTGGGCGAGCAGCTGCGCGCCTGGACCGAGGAGGACCTGCTGGTCTGCTCGGACGCGGGCGCGCCGAGCAACCTGGTCGATTCCGAGCACTACTTCGACACGCACGAGGAGGCCACCGCGGCCTCCCTCGTGGCGGGCGTCGACAGCTTCACGGACCATGGCACGGACTCCTCGCAGATGATCGGACGCCTGCGCGGCGCCCTGGAACGCGGGCTGCTCACCGAGGCCGACGTCGACACGGCCGTCCGACGGCAGCTCTCGGTCCGCTTCCGGCTCGGCGAGTTCGACCCGGAGTACGACCCGCACAACGCGACCAGCGAGTTCGACTCCCCGGCCCACCGCGCCCTCGCGCAGGAGGCCGCCGAGCAGGCCGTCGTGCTGCTCAAGAACGACGGCCTGCTGCCGCTCGCCCCGGACACCCGGGTCGCGGTGGTCGGTCTGCTCGCCGACGAGTGCAAGCTCGACTGGTACAGCGGCACGCTCATCCACCGCTCGACCCCGCTGGAGGGCCTGTACGAGCGGTTCGGCGCGGAGCGGGTGGAGTTCGCGGAGGGCGTGGACCGGGTCCGGCTGAAGGCCTCGGCCGGAACCTTCCTGCACGTCCCCGAGGCGGACGCCGACGACGAGGTGCGCGGCGCCGAGGGCGCCCTCGACCCGGCGCTGCTCGCGGGCCGCACCGACCTGCCCCCGCTCACCACCGACGCGACCGGCACGGAGCTCGCGCTGGTCGACTGGGGCGAGGGCGTGCTGACCCTGCGCGCGCCCGACGGCCGCTACCTCTCGGTCGCCGACGACGGCCGCGTCCGCGCCTCCGCCGACCAGCCGGGGGGCTGGATCGTCCAGGAGACGTTCCGCCTGGAACCGCACGAGAACGGGCACCTCCTGAAGCACCTGGGAACGGGTCGCCACGTGTGTGTCTCCGCCGACGGCGTGAAGGTTGCCGACGAAGATCCCGAGGTGTTCGAGCTGGTCGTCACCGAGCGCGGCGAGGAGGCGGTGGCGCGGGCCGCCGCGCAGGCCGACGTGGTCGTGGTGGTGGCGGGCAACGACCCGCACATCAACGGCCGCGAGACCGAGGACCGTACGACCCTGCGGCTGCCCGGTCACCAGGAGCGGCTGCTGCGGGCCGCCCGCGCGGCGAACCCGGCGACCGTGCTGGCGCTGGTCTCCGCCTACCCGTACGCGATCGACCCGGCAGATCTCCCGGCCGTGCTGTGGACCGCGCACGGCGGCCAAGCGGCCGGCACCGCCCTGGCCCGTGTGCTGGCCGGCGACGTCTCCCCCGCCGGCCGCCTCCCGCAGACCTGGTACGCCGGCGACGCCGACCTGCCCGGCCTCCTCGACTACGACGTGATCGGCAGCCGGCAGACGTACCTGTACTTCGAGGGCACGCCCCTGTTCCCCTTCGGGCACGGTCTGTCGTACACGTCGTTCTCGTACGACGGCCTGACGGCCCGGGTCGCGGACGGGTCGGTGCACGTCTCTTTCACGGTCACCAACACCGGTGACGTCACCGCCGACGAGGTCGCCCAGCTCTACACCCGGGCCGTCGACCCGTCCGTGCCGCGTCCGCGCCGCGAGCTGCTGGACCACCGCCGCGTCACCCTCGCCCCCGGGGCGACGGCGGAGGTGGGTTTCCAGGTGCCGTTGTCCGCCTTCGCGTTCTGGGACGTTGCCCAGGACCGGTGGCGTCTGGAGCCGGGCGCGTACGAGCTGCTGGCCGGGGCCTCCAGCGAGGACGTCCGGCTGCGGACGGCCGTCACGCTGGACGGCGAGCCCGCCCTTCCGCGCCCGGTCGTCGCGGGCGGTCTGGCCGCGGCCGGCTTCGACGAGCACAGCGGCATCGAGATCGTCGACCGTACGAAGGTGTCGGGCGACGCGGTGACGCCGGCGGACGGGGCGACGGGCGAAGTCGTCTACCGGCGCTGCGACTTCGGGCGCGGCATCGAAGAGGTGACGGTGGAGGTGGCCGGCGAGGGCACGGTCGAGCTGTCCCTCGACGGCGGCCCTGCGCTCGCGGTGCTGTCGCCCGGCACCCCCACGGCGGGCCCGTACGACTACGTCTCGCTCGGCGCGTCCGTCGCCGCCGCGGGCGTGCACGACGTGCACCTCAGACTGCGCGGCCCGCTGCGGCTCGCGCACGTCGGCTTCTCCGGTTGA
- a CDS encoding extracellular solute-binding protein → MTPNAASASSGPSRRSFLASTAVATAAVAGGVPLLAACGGSDNGSRDGTTSGKDAKKILPAFVASNVVKPDIPAKNGSAIGFTSKLDLATLKTSVSKKLGKGGKVTIMSPFWGSPPQQNNAYYRAMNDLIGVDVVWQNQDGNTYDQKLGAVLASSDIPDVVVVPGWNMNGKIPSAIISKFADLGPYLSGDAVKEYPNLAAIPTDAWQRSIFGGKLRGLPQPAPYVTGIVPLYRKDIFDKEGYEIPRSADEFMALAKEITNAKAKRWACLDMKWTAFQNFGVLSGSEKPLWWNLVDGKLICRIETEEYLEALEWTRKLFAAGVVHPDSELGKNAPDPGPKFAAGEFLIYPNNITQWWSRTSEQATQNPEFKIWGMDIWGHDGGNPRLWAEQPAGIFAFINKKASESVIRDVLAVANVTAAPYGTREYMMTNYGVEGTHYSVKDGVPVKTDKGNNEVMNAYVMVASPAATLAHPDFPDVAKGQVEWQQRMGAFTKKSSFWGMQITEPGRYTNLGNDFEQLEDDITRGRKKISDMQQAVSDWKSKGGDKLRDWYMKILDENGSASN, encoded by the coding sequence ATGACGCCGAACGCCGCCTCCGCCTCCTCCGGACCGAGCCGGAGAAGTTTCCTCGCCTCCACGGCGGTCGCCACCGCAGCGGTGGCGGGGGGAGTGCCGTTGCTCGCCGCCTGCGGGGGGTCGGACAACGGGTCGCGCGACGGCACCACCTCGGGCAAGGACGCCAAGAAGATCCTGCCGGCCTTCGTGGCCAGCAACGTGGTGAAGCCGGACATCCCGGCCAAGAACGGCTCGGCGATCGGTTTCACCAGCAAGCTCGACCTGGCCACTTTGAAAACCTCGGTCTCGAAGAAGCTAGGCAAGGGTGGCAAGGTCACCATCATGTCGCCGTTCTGGGGCTCCCCGCCTCAGCAGAACAACGCCTACTACAGGGCGATGAACGACCTGATAGGCGTCGACGTCGTCTGGCAGAACCAGGACGGCAACACCTACGACCAGAAGCTCGGCGCCGTCCTCGCCTCCAGCGACATCCCGGATGTGGTGGTCGTCCCCGGCTGGAACATGAACGGCAAGATCCCAAGCGCCATCATCAGCAAGTTCGCCGACCTTGGCCCGTACCTGTCCGGGGACGCGGTCAAGGAGTACCCGAACCTCGCCGCGATCCCTACGGACGCCTGGCAGCGTTCCATCTTCGGCGGGAAACTGCGCGGCCTGCCGCAGCCCGCCCCGTACGTCACCGGCATCGTGCCGCTGTACCGCAAGGACATCTTCGACAAGGAGGGATACGAGATCCCCCGGTCGGCGGACGAGTTCATGGCCCTGGCCAAGGAGATCACCAACGCCAAGGCCAAGCGGTGGGCCTGCCTCGACATGAAGTGGACCGCCTTCCAGAACTTCGGGGTGCTCTCGGGCAGCGAGAAGCCGCTGTGGTGGAACCTCGTCGACGGCAAGCTGATCTGCCGCATCGAGACCGAGGAGTACCTCGAGGCCCTGGAGTGGACCCGCAAGCTCTTCGCCGCCGGAGTCGTGCACCCCGACTCCGAGTTGGGCAAGAACGCCCCCGACCCCGGCCCTAAGTTTGCCGCCGGCGAGTTCCTGATCTACCCCAACAACATCACCCAGTGGTGGAGCCGCACGAGCGAACAGGCTACCCAGAACCCGGAGTTCAAGATCTGGGGCATGGACATCTGGGGCCACGACGGCGGCAACCCACGCCTCTGGGCCGAACAGCCGGCCGGCATCTTCGCCTTCATCAACAAGAAGGCCTCCGAGTCGGTCATCCGTGACGTGCTGGCCGTCGCCAACGTCACCGCCGCGCCGTACGGCACCAGGGAGTACATGATGACCAACTACGGCGTCGAGGGCACCCACTACTCCGTCAAGGACGGCGTCCCCGTCAAGACCGACAAGGGCAACAACGAGGTGATGAACGCCTACGTGATGGTCGCGAGCCCTGCGGCGACTCTCGCCCACCCCGACTTCCCGGACGTCGCCAAGGGCCAAGTCGAGTGGCAGCAGCGGATGGGCGCCTTCACCAAGAAGTCCTCCTTCTGGGGCATGCAGATCACCGAGCCTGGCCGCTACACCAACCTCGGCAACGACTTCGAGCAGCTCGAGGACGACATCACCCGCGGCCGCAAGAAGATCAGCGACATGCAGCAGGCCGTCTCCGACTGGAAGAGCAAGGGCGGCGACAAGCTGCGCGACTGGTACATGAAGATCCTCGATGAGAACGGCTCCGCGTCCAACTGA
- a CDS encoding ABC transporter permease subunit, with amino-acid sequence MSHSTVPRSRAEADMTEKTPVASGGATGSPEKRPSGKLSLWLRFRRDRVLLLMTLPAVVLVLVFNYLPILGNVVAFQDYDPYISDNGIVSMLNSPFVGMENFQRIFEDSAFWNALQNTLVLFSLQLVLFFPIPILLALLINSVVRPRVRAVAQAVLYLPHFFSWVLVIAVFQQIFGGAGILSQLLRQHDYNGLNIMTDPNTFPLLITAQSVWKDAGWGIIVFLAALASVSPDLYEAAAMDGAGRWRRMWHVTLPALRPVIALLLVLRVGDALTVGFEQILLQRDAVGPGAAEVLDTFVWWNGVRNQDFGYAAAAGLIKGVISIGLVLAANKVAHLMGEQGVYKK; translated from the coding sequence GTGTCCCACAGCACGGTGCCTCGGAGCAGGGCCGAGGCCGACATGACGGAGAAGACCCCGGTGGCGTCCGGCGGCGCCACCGGTTCACCGGAGAAGCGACCCTCGGGGAAACTGAGCCTGTGGCTCAGGTTCAGACGCGACCGCGTCCTGCTCCTGATGACCCTGCCGGCCGTCGTGCTGGTCCTGGTCTTCAACTACCTGCCGATCCTCGGCAACGTCGTCGCCTTCCAGGACTACGACCCCTACATCAGCGACAACGGCATCGTCTCCATGCTGAACAGCCCCTTCGTGGGCATGGAGAACTTCCAGCGGATCTTCGAGGACTCGGCGTTCTGGAACGCCCTCCAGAACACGCTGGTGCTGTTCTCCCTCCAGCTCGTGCTGTTCTTCCCGATCCCGATCCTGCTCGCGCTGCTCATCAACAGCGTGGTCAGGCCCCGGGTGCGGGCGGTGGCACAGGCCGTTCTCTACCTGCCGCACTTCTTCTCCTGGGTGCTGGTCATCGCCGTCTTCCAGCAAATCTTCGGCGGCGCGGGCATCCTCTCCCAGCTGCTGCGGCAGCACGATTACAACGGCCTCAACATCATGACCGACCCGAACACCTTCCCCCTCCTGATCACCGCGCAGAGCGTGTGGAAGGACGCCGGGTGGGGGATCATCGTCTTCCTCGCCGCACTGGCCTCGGTCAGCCCGGACCTGTACGAGGCCGCCGCGATGGACGGCGCCGGCCGCTGGCGCCGCATGTGGCATGTCACGCTGCCCGCGCTGCGCCCGGTGATCGCCTTGCTGCTGGTCCTGCGGGTCGGCGACGCCCTCACCGTCGGTTTCGAACAGATCCTGCTGCAACGCGACGCCGTCGGACCGGGCGCGGCCGAGGTCCTCGACACCTTCGTGTGGTGGAACGGCGTGCGCAACCAGGACTTCGGCTACGCGGCCGCCGCCGGACTCATCAAGGGCGTGATCAGCATCGGCCTGGTCCTCGCCGCGAACAAGGTGGCCCATCTTATGGGCGAGCAGGGGGTGTACAAGAAGTGA
- a CDS encoding carbohydrate ABC transporter permease: protein MSAVIDKPVKEPGWWEAPPRPAWEEAPSRAGLAGKGLALSLACLAILFPLWIVVVTSLSSRKTIDEAGGLVMVPKDITFIAYKELLSGGQVTRAAIISVLVTLVGTLFSMTVSVLCAYGLSRSGSLGHRWILMMLLATMFFSAGLIPTYLLVQSLGLTDSYLALILPSALSVFNILVLRGFFMGISQELIDSARIDGAGDFRILWQIVMPLSRAVLAVITLFYAVGYWSAWFNASLYLNDQDMMPLQNVMIQLVQKQEAPVGLGQAIKTGQLSGLAVQMAVMVMALLPVAVLSPFVQKHFKKGMLTGAVKG from the coding sequence GTGAGCGCCGTCATCGACAAGCCGGTGAAGGAACCTGGCTGGTGGGAGGCGCCGCCCCGGCCGGCCTGGGAGGAGGCGCCCTCCAGGGCCGGTCTCGCCGGCAAGGGTCTCGCCCTGTCGCTGGCCTGCCTGGCGATTCTCTTCCCGCTGTGGATCGTGGTCGTCACCAGCCTGTCCTCACGCAAGACCATCGACGAGGCCGGCGGCCTGGTGATGGTGCCCAAGGACATCACCTTCATCGCCTACAAGGAACTGCTCAGCGGCGGCCAGGTCACCCGCGCGGCGATCATCAGCGTCCTCGTCACCCTGGTCGGCACGCTGTTCTCGATGACGGTGTCCGTCCTGTGTGCCTACGGCCTGTCCCGCAGCGGCTCCCTCGGCCACCGCTGGATCCTGATGATGCTGCTGGCGACCATGTTCTTCAGCGCCGGTCTCATCCCGACCTACCTTCTGGTGCAGTCCCTCGGCCTGACCGACAGCTATCTGGCGCTGATCCTGCCGAGTGCCCTAAGCGTCTTCAACATCCTCGTGCTGCGCGGCTTCTTCATGGGGATCTCGCAGGAGCTCATCGACAGTGCGCGGATCGACGGGGCCGGGGACTTCCGGATCCTGTGGCAGATCGTCATGCCGTTGTCGCGTGCGGTGCTCGCCGTCATCACGCTGTTCTACGCCGTCGGGTACTGGAGCGCCTGGTTCAACGCCTCCCTGTACCTGAACGACCAGGACATGATGCCGTTGCAGAACGTCATGATCCAGCTGGTGCAGAAGCAGGAAGCACCGGTGGGGTTGGGCCAGGCCATCAAGACCGGGCAGCTGTCGGGCCTGGCCGTGCAGATGGCCGTCATGGTGATGGCCCTCCTGCCGGTCGCCGTCCTGTCGCCCTTCGTCCAGAAGCACTTCAAGAAGGGCATGCTCACGGGGGCCGTCAAGGGGTGA
- a CDS encoding 1,4-beta-glucanase, producing MRTFPLSRRAVLAGTAAAAAVATLPVLQGRAQAAVPAAGGAYRWRNAVQGGTGFVTGVLFHPTVRGLAYARTDIGGAYRWDDRTDRWIPLTDHIGWDDWNLLGVEAMAVDPAHPNRLYLALGTYAQSWAGNGAVLRSEDRGATWKRTDLTVKLGANEDGRGCGERLLVDPRDSDTLWLGTRHDGLLKSTDRGATWKAVSFPATPSATGQGITLLVAAGRSVYAGWGDSDGTSANLYRTADGTTWKAVPGQPAGTAAKVPVRAAYDRHTCELYVTYANAPGPNGQSDGSVHKLRTTTGKWTEVTPVKPGGTTADGSTDSFGYGGVAVDARRPGTVVVSTNNRWAEIDTVFRSTDGGRTWTSLKDRAVFDVSETPYLKWGGDDPKFGWWIQAVGLDPFDSEHIVYGTGATLYGTRDLRNWAPQIRGLEEASIRQLISPPAGEAHLISGSGDIGVMYHERLTASPSRGMASNPVFGTSTGLALAAAKPSYVVRAGWGDHGNGAWSNDGGKTWEPFKAQPAIAKDAPGPIATNADGSVLLWSFAHWDGTTYPAHRSADNGATWTEVTSYPKGAAPVADPVDPKRFYAFDTATGTLHASTDGGMTFTARATGLNSGDTEFRLVAAPGRSGDLWLSLKWNGLYRSTDGGATFTKVGSCWASYTLGFGKAAEGASYPAVYMVGSTETITAVYRSDDEAKTWTRINDDQHQWGWIGAAITGDPRVYGRVYIATNGRGVQYGEPA from the coding sequence ATGCGCACGTTTCCCCTCAGCAGACGCGCAGTGCTCGCCGGGACCGCTGCCGCCGCTGCGGTCGCCACCCTTCCGGTCCTCCAGGGGCGTGCGCAGGCCGCCGTCCCCGCCGCAGGCGGCGCCTACCGCTGGCGCAACGCCGTCCAGGGCGGCACCGGATTCGTCACCGGCGTCCTCTTCCACCCCACCGTCCGCGGCCTCGCCTACGCCCGCACCGACATCGGCGGCGCCTACCGCTGGGACGACCGGACCGACCGGTGGATCCCGCTGACCGACCACATCGGCTGGGACGACTGGAACCTGCTCGGCGTCGAGGCCATGGCCGTCGACCCGGCCCACCCGAACCGGCTGTACCTCGCCCTGGGCACGTACGCGCAGTCCTGGGCCGGCAACGGGGCCGTGCTGCGCTCCGAGGACCGCGGCGCGACCTGGAAGCGCACCGACCTCACCGTGAAGCTCGGGGCCAACGAGGACGGGCGCGGCTGCGGCGAGCGGCTGCTCGTCGACCCGCGCGACAGCGACACCCTCTGGCTGGGCACCCGGCACGACGGGCTGCTCAAGTCGACCGACCGGGGCGCCACCTGGAAGGCCGTGAGCTTCCCGGCCACCCCCAGCGCCACCGGCCAGGGCATCACCCTCCTCGTCGCCGCGGGCCGCAGCGTCTACGCCGGCTGGGGCGACTCCGACGGCACCTCCGCGAACCTCTACAGAACCGCCGACGGCACGACCTGGAAGGCCGTCCCCGGGCAGCCCGCCGGTACCGCAGCCAAGGTCCCGGTCCGGGCCGCGTACGACCGGCACACGTGCGAGCTGTACGTGACGTACGCCAACGCTCCCGGCCCGAACGGGCAGTCCGACGGCAGCGTGCACAAGCTGCGTACGACGACCGGGAAGTGGACCGAGGTCACCCCGGTGAAGCCGGGCGGAACCACGGCCGACGGCTCCACCGACTCCTTCGGCTATGGCGGTGTGGCCGTCGACGCCCGCCGCCCCGGCACGGTCGTCGTCTCCACCAACAACCGCTGGGCCGAGATCGACACCGTCTTCCGTTCCACCGACGGCGGCCGCACCTGGACGTCCCTGAAGGACAGGGCCGTCTTCGACGTCTCCGAGACGCCGTACCTCAAGTGGGGTGGCGACGATCCCAAGTTCGGCTGGTGGATCCAGGCCGTCGGCCTCGACCCGTTCGACTCCGAGCACATCGTCTACGGCACCGGCGCGACCCTCTACGGCACCCGCGACCTCAGGAACTGGGCCCCGCAGATCCGCGGCCTGGAGGAGGCGTCCATCCGGCAGCTGATCTCCCCTCCGGCCGGGGAGGCGCACCTGATCAGCGGGTCCGGGGACATCGGCGTCATGTACCACGAGCGGCTCACGGCGTCCCCCTCGCGCGGCATGGCGTCGAACCCGGTGTTCGGCACGTCGACGGGACTCGCGCTGGCCGCTGCCAAGCCGTCGTACGTCGTGCGGGCCGGCTGGGGCGACCACGGCAACGGCGCCTGGTCGAACGACGGCGGCAAGACCTGGGAGCCCTTCAAGGCGCAGCCCGCCATCGCCAAGGACGCGCCCGGGCCGATCGCCACGAACGCCGACGGCAGCGTGCTGCTGTGGTCCTTCGCGCACTGGGACGGCACCACGTACCCGGCCCACCGCTCGGCGGACAACGGCGCCACCTGGACCGAGGTCACCTCCTACCCGAAGGGCGCCGCCCCGGTCGCGGACCCGGTCGATCCGAAGCGCTTCTACGCCTTCGACACAGCCACCGGCACGCTCCACGCCAGCACCGACGGCGGCATGACCTTCACCGCCCGGGCCACCGGCCTGAACTCGGGAGACACCGAGTTCCGGCTCGTCGCGGCCCCGGGCCGCTCCGGCGACCTGTGGCTGAGCCTGAAGTGGAACGGGCTGTACCGCTCCACCGACGGCGGTGCGACCTTCACCAAGGTCGGCAGCTGCTGGGCGTCGTACACGCTCGGCTTCGGCAAGGCCGCCGAGGGCGCCTCCTACCCGGCGGTCTACATGGTCGGCTCCACCGAGACCATCACCGCCGTCTACCGCTCCGACGACGAGGCGAAGACCTGGACGCGGATCAACGACGACCAGCACCAGTGGGGCTGGATCGGCGCGGCCATCACCGGCGACCCGCGCGTCTACGGCCGGGTCTACATCGCCACCAACGGGCGGGGAGTGCAGTACGGGGAGCCCGCCTGA